The nucleotide sequence CAAAAAGGCTAAACTCATCTTTGAAGTTTTATGCGATTATTCGAATTTATAATTTGAGCTTCTTTAGAAGTACAGAAAATTACCCAAAAGAAGATTTTAATTGCTAACAAAGTGCCCTATCAAAAAAAGGGCTGGCAAATCTACAATCTAATTTTAAATTTTACAAATTAGATTTTTCTACTTTTGCCCAAGCAAATTTTAGATCAATTGAACTTAGCTAATTTCTATCATTTTTCAAAAATATGCACCACGCGCATATTAAAAGCTATTCCTTACCGTTAAATAACTACTACTGGCTTTTACAGAGATGATGAAAAGTAATAAAAAGATAGTTCAGCAATTAAAACTTGGAAACTCTAAGGCCTTTAAAAAGGTTTACTTAGCCTATTACGATAAGTTATTTCATATCTGTAAAAAATTTCAGTTTAAGTTTTTAACTCCAGAGGATTTTATTCAAGAGGCTTTTGTGAAAATTTACAATAATAGACATCAGCTTAAAGAAGAGGTTTCTTTAGAAGCTCAGATTATTGTGATATGCAAAAACATCATTTATAATCATCTCCAAAGGGAGAAAAAAATAATTCCGTTAGATCCAGATTATCTTAGAAATCAAACTTCTTCAGAAATTTCTGACCAAGATGAGACTGCCGAAAGAAAAGAGAATATTTCTAAGTTAATAGATCTTTTACCTGTTCAGCAAAAAAAGATTTTCAAACTACATAAGCTAGAGAACTATTCTTATAAAGAAATATCGAGCATGACTCAGCTTTC is from Zunongwangia endophytica and encodes:
- a CDS encoding RNA polymerase sigma factor, whose protein sequence is MMKSNKKIVQQLKLGNSKAFKKVYLAYYDKLFHICKKFQFKFLTPEDFIQEAFVKIYNNRHQLKEEVSLEAQIIVICKNIIYNHLQREKKIIPLDPDYLRNQTSSEISDQDETAERKENISKLIDLLPVQQKKIFKLHKLENYSYKEISSMTQLSHKTIANHIYLANNFIRKKIKKA